In Collimonas arenae, a single genomic region encodes these proteins:
- a CDS encoding TonB-dependent receptor, translating into MQFKVTRLSLLISGLFIATSPLAYAADTSDVGKVTVQGDAGGGQSTGLIQQEESAKARSSVGRDYIEKQSSTGNPYQMINLLPGVNSYDQDGTGLFGGNVRVRGFNSDQLGFTINGAPVNDSGSFAVYPQEYTDAENLCNIFVTQGSTDTEAPHVGASGGNIGMTMCSAEDKQRFRTEYTFGSNSLQKGYVRFDSGKIFNDRFKFFISYSKTQADKFKGDGRADKEHTDFNSTFDLGGGSYVDTGFMYNSAINNNYRSLTKAQIAQFGPNLDFGTVPPVHQPGGPGAQNDSTYGPNAGINTGNKNLYYGYNLNPFKNWLATMNAHFALTPASSLDVSPYMWYGFGTGGNQLQTLTEGNASNLLGGGVRDINGDGDTKDTVFVYEGSRTRTYRPGVTIKFNQQIDNHKLMVGYWYERARHQQTGPFTPIDNNGNAADVWLNNPDLWLKNQNGSYVQYRDTMTVSTGKSAFAQDNISLMQDKLNLQIGARYSSIDRDFTNNPSQSSPGFYTLQKSYSDLLPSFGARYQLTQTDSVFFNAAKNFKAPGNFSYFGLISGGTIVNGVYTGGTVRNPLVDKETSWNYDLGYRIAADKWTFSGSLFYVDFKNRIATSYNPLTGNNTDYNVGDSTSKGLELESGYSLTKNLSLYGSLSYIKSKMDKDMPFSATTALPTAGKEFPDTPNWLSGLSLQYQQDNWYVFGQGKYTGKRYSTLVNDDSIGGYTVFNAGAGYTFPSSTWLKKPTVRFNVNNIFDKQFLSLSSGSGSQFTTNAVAVGNIAASAPSFYVSPPRTFSVTLVADF; encoded by the coding sequence ATGCAATTCAAAGTCACCCGGCTGTCACTGCTGATCTCCGGGCTATTCATCGCCACCAGTCCATTGGCCTATGCAGCCGACACCTCCGACGTCGGCAAAGTCACCGTGCAGGGCGATGCCGGCGGCGGCCAAAGCACCGGCCTGATCCAGCAAGAGGAATCGGCCAAGGCGCGCAGCTCGGTCGGTCGCGACTATATAGAAAAGCAGAGCTCGACCGGCAATCCGTACCAGATGATCAACCTGCTGCCAGGCGTGAATTCCTATGACCAGGACGGCACCGGCCTGTTCGGCGGCAACGTCCGGGTGCGCGGCTTCAACAGCGACCAGCTGGGTTTCACCATCAACGGCGCGCCAGTCAACGACTCCGGCAGCTTTGCGGTCTATCCGCAAGAATATACAGACGCAGAAAACCTGTGCAACATCTTCGTCACGCAAGGTTCTACCGACACCGAAGCGCCGCACGTCGGCGCCTCCGGCGGCAACATCGGCATGACCATGTGCTCGGCGGAAGACAAGCAGCGCTTCCGCACCGAATATACCTTCGGTTCCAATAGCCTGCAAAAAGGCTATGTCCGCTTCGATTCCGGCAAGATTTTCAACGACCGCTTCAAGTTCTTCATTTCGTACTCGAAGACCCAGGCCGACAAGTTCAAAGGCGATGGCCGCGCCGACAAGGAACACACCGACTTCAACAGCACCTTCGACCTGGGTGGCGGCAGCTATGTCGATACCGGCTTCATGTACAACTCGGCGATCAACAACAACTACCGCTCGCTGACCAAGGCGCAGATCGCCCAGTTCGGTCCGAACCTCGACTTCGGCACAGTGCCGCCAGTGCACCAGCCAGGCGGCCCCGGCGCGCAAAACGATTCGACCTACGGTCCGAACGCCGGCATCAATACCGGCAACAAGAATCTTTATTACGGCTACAACCTGAATCCGTTCAAGAACTGGCTGGCCACCATGAATGCGCACTTCGCGCTGACGCCGGCATCCAGCCTGGATGTGAGTCCCTACATGTGGTACGGCTTCGGCACAGGCGGCAATCAATTGCAGACTCTCACCGAAGGCAACGCTAGTAACCTGCTAGGCGGCGGCGTGCGGGACATCAACGGCGACGGCGACACCAAAGACACCGTGTTCGTCTATGAAGGCAGCCGCACACGCACCTATCGTCCTGGCGTGACGATCAAATTCAACCAGCAGATCGACAACCACAAGCTGATGGTCGGCTATTGGTACGAACGTGCACGCCACCAGCAAACCGGTCCTTTCACACCGATCGACAATAACGGCAATGCCGCCGATGTCTGGCTTAACAATCCGGATCTGTGGCTGAAGAACCAGAATGGCTCTTACGTGCAGTACCGCGACACCATGACGGTCAGCACCGGGAAATCCGCCTTTGCACAGGACAATATCAGCCTGATGCAAGACAAGCTGAACCTGCAGATCGGCGCACGCTATTCGAGCATCGATCGCGACTTCACCAACAATCCAAGCCAGAGCTCGCCGGGTTTCTATACCCTGCAAAAATCGTATTCCGACCTGCTGCCGAGTTTCGGCGCGCGTTATCAGCTGACGCAAACGGATTCGGTATTTTTCAATGCCGCGAAAAACTTCAAGGCGCCGGGCAATTTCTCCTATTTCGGCCTGATCTCGGGCGGCACTATCGTCAATGGCGTGTACACCGGCGGCACCGTGCGCAACCCGCTGGTGGACAAGGAAACCTCGTGGAACTACGATCTCGGCTACCGTATCGCTGCTGATAAATGGACTTTTTCCGGTTCCTTGTTCTATGTCGATTTCAAGAATCGCATAGCGACCTCCTACAATCCCCTGACAGGTAACAACACCGACTATAACGTCGGCGACTCGACCTCCAAGGGGTTGGAACTGGAATCCGGCTATTCGCTCACCAAGAATCTGAGCCTGTACGGTTCGCTCTCGTACATCAAGAGCAAGATGGATAAAGACATGCCATTTTCTGCCACCACGGCGTTACCTACCGCCGGCAAGGAATTTCCCGATACGCCGAACTGGCTGAGCGGCCTGAGCCTGCAATATCAGCAAGATAACTGGTATGTATTCGGTCAGGGCAAGTACACCGGCAAACGTTACTCGACGCTGGTCAACGACGACAGCATCGGCGGCTACACCGTGTTCAACGCCGGCGCAGGCTACACCTTCCCGTCATCGACCTGGCTGAAGAAACCGACAGTTCGCTTCAACGTCAACAATATTTTTGACAAGCAGTTCCTGAGTCTCAGTTCCGGCAGCGGCAGCCAATTCACCACGAATGCAGTCGCGGTCGGCAACATTGCGGCATCGGCGCCATCGTTCTATGTCAGTCCTCCGCGTACTTTCAGCGTGACGCTGGTCGCGGATTTCTAA
- a CDS encoding MotA/TolQ/ExbB proton channel family protein gives MNMQLFHELAFYLMYACAALAIFVIVERGLFFNYTLRQAIGLEKAMTHAVQHVQELPAELTARASLPLTLVSDILAEKHQLTTEKDLEDFSESVYIANRGAVQHRLWILDTIVTAAPLLGLLGTILGIIDTFKALAVSGVSDPGQVSQGIGTALYATALGIGIAVVGMFFFNMFQERIERINDHLKVLMLRACVGRDATRNAKAAAAAEAGKLHLA, from the coding sequence ATGAACATGCAATTATTCCACGAGCTCGCTTTCTACCTGATGTACGCCTGCGCGGCGCTGGCGATCTTCGTGATTGTCGAACGCGGACTGTTTTTCAACTACACCTTGCGCCAGGCTATCGGCCTGGAAAAAGCCATGACGCATGCGGTGCAGCATGTGCAGGAACTGCCGGCGGAACTGACGGCGCGCGCCAGCTTGCCGCTGACCCTGGTGTCGGATATCCTGGCTGAAAAGCATCAGTTGACGACCGAGAAGGATCTCGAGGATTTCAGCGAATCGGTCTATATCGCCAACCGCGGCGCGGTCCAGCATCGCCTGTGGATTCTCGATACGATTGTGACGGCGGCGCCATTGCTCGGCCTGCTCGGCACGATTTTAGGTATTATCGATACCTTCAAGGCGCTCGCGGTATCGGGCGTTTCCGATCCGGGCCAGGTGTCCCAGGGTATCGGCACCGCCTTGTATGCAACGGCGTTGGGGATCGGCATTGCGGTAGTCGGCATGTTCTTCTTCAACATGTTCCAGGAACGCATCGAGCGCATCAACGATCACCTGAAGGTCTTGATGTTGCGCGCCTGCGTTGGCCGTGATGCAACCAGGAACGCGAAGGCTGCCGCTGCAGCTGAAGCCGGGAAACTGCATCTCGCCTGA
- a CDS encoding bifunctional metallophosphatase/5'-nucleotidase produces the protein MRATSFSRTTLASCLAAFFLTACSGLQSLPPNAPVTINLVAINDLHGHLEAETKSFASVADANPRKLKVGGIDTIGGALNAWRAEDPQLLLVGAGDLIGASPALSSIWADEPTIDALNQLKLRVSSVGNHEFDQGTTELLRYQHGGCQSNRPDKACHYEDTFPGAQFSYLAANVIVNDSGRPLLPPYRVEQVRGVKIAFIGAVVRETEKMVSADGIANVHFIDEANAINQWVPEIKAQGVSAIVVLIHQGGETPEPFDKPDCSQLRGPIVDIVKRLDPAIKLVISAHSHNGYTCQVDGRTVTQGESFGHMLTRISLTIDPRGASLPEKITAISARNVLMDPQRFAPDPALAGFLKKLEARSKVVLAQPIARIAVPHIDKQINDAGESPLGDVIADSQLAATRKLGAQIALINHKSIRENLESGAGGSNYAQVAATTPYGNTLVLLSLSGKQILALLEQQSWLDQDRPGGRFMLQVSHGLSYRWDARQPLGQRVVPGSVTLNGVVLDPKKQYRLSVNSFIAQGGDGFSLLTQGTDRIDTGINDLDALSLYLIAREREGHPAGSAQTDARILRVN, from the coding sequence ATGCGTGCAACATCTTTCAGCCGGACCACATTGGCGAGCTGCCTGGCAGCTTTTTTCCTGACGGCGTGCAGCGGCCTGCAAAGCCTGCCGCCAAACGCGCCTGTCACGATCAACCTGGTCGCTATCAATGACTTGCACGGTCATCTGGAAGCGGAAACCAAGAGCTTTGCCAGCGTCGCCGACGCCAATCCACGCAAACTGAAGGTCGGCGGCATCGATACCATCGGCGGCGCCCTCAACGCATGGCGCGCTGAAGATCCGCAACTGTTGCTGGTCGGCGCCGGCGACCTGATCGGCGCCAGTCCGGCGCTGTCCTCTATCTGGGCCGACGAGCCTACCATCGACGCACTCAATCAACTCAAGTTGCGCGTCAGCTCGGTCGGCAATCACGAGTTCGACCAAGGCACGACGGAATTGCTGCGTTACCAGCATGGCGGTTGCCAGTCCAACCGACCGGATAAAGCGTGTCATTACGAGGATACATTTCCCGGCGCGCAGTTCTCTTATCTGGCAGCCAACGTCATTGTCAACGATAGCGGCCGTCCGCTCCTGCCGCCTTACCGGGTTGAACAGGTGCGCGGCGTCAAGATCGCCTTCATTGGCGCGGTGGTGCGCGAAACCGAGAAAATGGTGTCCGCCGACGGCATCGCCAATGTCCATTTCATCGATGAAGCCAACGCCATCAACCAGTGGGTTCCCGAGATAAAGGCGCAGGGCGTCAGCGCCATCGTGGTGCTGATCCATCAGGGCGGCGAAACCCCGGAACCCTTCGACAAGCCAGACTGCAGCCAGCTGCGCGGCCCGATCGTCGACATCGTCAAGCGGCTCGATCCCGCCATCAAGTTGGTGATCAGTGCCCATTCGCACAATGGCTACACTTGCCAGGTCGATGGCCGCACCGTGACGCAAGGCGAATCCTTCGGCCATATGTTGACGCGCATTTCCCTGACCATCGATCCGCGCGGCGCAAGCTTGCCGGAGAAAATTACGGCCATCAGCGCGCGCAACGTACTAATGGATCCACAGCGCTTTGCGCCCGATCCGGCGCTTGCCGGCTTTCTGAAAAAACTGGAAGCGCGTAGCAAGGTCGTGCTGGCGCAGCCGATAGCGCGCATCGCCGTACCGCATATCGATAAGCAGATCAACGACGCTGGCGAATCGCCGTTGGGCGACGTCATCGCCGATTCCCAACTGGCGGCGACGCGCAAACTCGGCGCGCAGATTGCATTGATCAATCACAAGAGCATCCGTGAAAACCTGGAGAGCGGCGCCGGCGGCAGCAACTACGCCCAGGTTGCCGCCACCACGCCGTATGGCAATACGCTGGTGCTCCTGTCGCTCAGCGGCAAACAGATCCTGGCTTTGCTGGAACAACAGAGCTGGCTGGACCAGGATCGTCCCGGCGGCCGTTTCATGCTGCAAGTCTCACATGGCTTGAGCTATCGCTGGGATGCGCGGCAGCCGCTTGGACAACGCGTCGTACCCGGCAGCGTCACATTGAATGGCGTTGTATTGGATCCCAAGAAGCAGTACCGACTCAGCGTCAACAGTTTCATCGCCCAGGGCGGCGATGGCTTCAGTCTGCTGACCCAAGGCACCGACCGTATCGATACCGGCATCAATGATCTGGATGCCCTTAGTCTCTATCTGATCGCCCGCGAACGCGAAGGACATCCCGCCGGCAGCGCGCAGACAGACGCCCGCATACTGCGCGTGAACTAA
- a CDS encoding phospholipase D-like domain-containing protein has protein sequence MRKLIVSTAILLACTGAARAEFSIPGYELVHTVPVETTLATPDLREPLQVWSEMFDSAKHDIVLGQFYVASQPGAAFEQVIARLAAAGERGVKIRFLMEEKGKFASDMTTIERLKKIPNLEFRYLDYSKLTGNGIIHSKYMVVDAKAAYVGSQNFDWRSFAHIHETGLRITDPVVVAQVQKIFDHDWHAQELIAQGKEVPRLNQATVAADDRQATFLVASPNAFNPAGVGDSESELVKLLAAAKSEVRIQLLDYAPLSYGPNRTRPYYAVIDNAIRSALARGVKVKLMVSNWNTEKPGIAYLQSLALLPGMEIRIVTLPQASSGFIPFARVIHTKTMEIDGQVAWIGTSNWSGGYLDLSRNLEIVLRNQKMAQRIADLHQQTWNSAYAQPIDVLKDYPKPVKGKE, from the coding sequence ATGCGTAAATTGATCGTCTCGACAGCCATCCTGCTCGCCTGTACCGGTGCTGCTCGCGCAGAATTCAGCATCCCGGGTTACGAGCTGGTGCATACCGTGCCGGTAGAAACCACGCTGGCGACACCTGATTTGCGAGAGCCGCTGCAGGTCTGGAGCGAAATGTTCGATAGTGCAAAACACGACATCGTACTTGGCCAGTTTTATGTCGCCAGCCAGCCGGGCGCAGCGTTCGAGCAAGTGATAGCAAGACTGGCCGCCGCCGGCGAACGTGGCGTCAAGATCCGCTTCCTGATGGAAGAAAAGGGCAAGTTCGCCTCCGACATGACAACCATTGAACGGTTGAAGAAAATCCCGAACCTGGAATTCCGCTATCTCGATTACTCCAAGCTGACCGGCAACGGCATCATCCACTCAAAATATATGGTGGTCGACGCCAAAGCCGCCTATGTCGGCAGCCAGAATTTCGACTGGCGCTCGTTTGCCCACATCCACGAAACCGGGCTGCGGATTACCGATCCCGTAGTGGTCGCACAAGTGCAAAAAATCTTTGATCACGACTGGCATGCGCAGGAACTGATTGCGCAAGGGAAGGAAGTACCGCGCCTGAACCAGGCGACGGTGGCCGCCGATGACCGGCAGGCAACGTTCCTGGTCGCCAGCCCGAACGCCTTCAACCCGGCAGGCGTGGGCGATTCCGAATCCGAACTGGTCAAGCTGCTGGCGGCGGCTAAATCGGAAGTGCGGATACAGTTGCTCGACTACGCACCGCTTAGCTATGGCCCGAATCGCACGCGCCCTTACTATGCTGTGATAGACAATGCAATCCGCTCTGCGCTGGCGCGCGGCGTCAAGGTCAAGCTGATGGTGTCGAACTGGAATACCGAGAAGCCGGGCATCGCCTACCTGCAAAGCCTGGCGCTGCTGCCCGGCATGGAAATCAGGATCGTCACCTTGCCGCAAGCCAGCAGCGGCTTCATCCCTTTCGCCCGCGTGATCCATACCAAGACCATGGAGATCGACGGCCAGGTGGCCTGGATAGGCACCAGCAACTGGAGCGGCGGCTACCTGGATTTGTCGCGCAACCTGGAAATCGTGCTGCGCAATCAAAAAATGGCGCAGCGGATCGCTGACTTGCATCAGCAAACCTGGAATTCAGCCTACGCCCAGCCTATCGATGTGCTGAAGGATTATCCCAAGCCGGTGAAGGGCAAGGAATAA
- the ygiD gene encoding 4,5-DOPA dioxygenase extradiol: protein MNINATRMPAIFFGHGSPMNALEDNRYTTAWTQLGASVAQLKPKAILSVSAHWYTRGIGVTAMAMPKTIHDFGGFPQALFDVRYPAPGDPQLAAQVRDLLAPLSVTMDQSWGLDHGTWSVLVKAFPNADVPVIQLSIDAMQPAQFHFDLGRKLAVLREQGVLIVGSGDVVHNLRLMNRHQDAPPHDWAERFNDHVRESLLSGDMQALIDYADQGQDAQLSVPTPEHYLPLLYIAGARREGEAVSIVVDGIDIGAISMLTAVVGAV from the coding sequence ATGAACATCAATGCCACCCGCATGCCGGCGATTTTCTTCGGTCACGGCAGCCCGATGAATGCACTGGAAGACAATCGCTACACCACCGCCTGGACACAGCTGGGCGCCAGTGTGGCGCAGCTGAAGCCGAAGGCGATCTTGTCGGTATCGGCGCACTGGTACACGCGTGGTATTGGCGTCACTGCAATGGCGATGCCGAAAACCATTCACGATTTCGGCGGTTTCCCGCAAGCGCTATTCGATGTGCGCTATCCGGCCCCGGGCGATCCGCAGCTGGCGGCGCAAGTGCGCGATCTGCTGGCGCCGCTGAGCGTTACCATGGATCAGTCCTGGGGTTTGGATCATGGCACCTGGTCGGTGCTGGTCAAGGCTTTTCCCAATGCAGATGTGCCGGTGATACAGCTCAGTATCGACGCTATGCAGCCAGCCCAGTTTCACTTTGACCTGGGACGCAAGCTGGCGGTGCTGCGCGAGCAAGGAGTACTGATCGTCGGCAGCGGCGACGTGGTGCATAACCTGCGTTTGATGAACCGTCATCAGGATGCGCCGCCCCATGACTGGGCCGAGCGCTTCAACGACCATGTCCGCGAGAGCTTGCTAAGCGGCGACATGCAAGCCCTGATCGATTACGCTGATCAGGGCCAGGACGCGCAATTGTCGGTGCCGACGCCGGAGCATTACCTGCCGCTGTTATATATCGCTGGCGCCAGGCGGGAAGGCGAGGCTGTATCGATTGTGGTGGATGGCATCGACATCGGCGCCATCAGCATGCTGACCGCTGTAGTCGGCGCCGTTTGA
- a CDS encoding DoxX family protein, with product MNTTNTTTHTDTSMYAATLLRLTLGIALLAHAYLKVFVFTFPGAAAFFASQGFPAWSVYPVVAIEVLTGLAMVLGLQARIAAIISLPVLLGALSVHAPNGWVFTSPNGGWEFPAFMIVTALSVALLGNGVFAIGNARAGK from the coding sequence ATGAATACGACCAATACCACCACCCATACCGATACCAGCATGTATGCCGCAACCCTGCTTAGACTGACCCTCGGCATCGCCTTGCTGGCGCATGCCTATCTCAAGGTTTTCGTTTTCACCTTCCCCGGCGCGGCGGCATTTTTTGCCAGCCAGGGCTTCCCCGCCTGGTCGGTGTACCCTGTAGTGGCGATCGAAGTCCTGACCGGATTGGCAATGGTGCTGGGCCTTCAGGCACGTATTGCTGCGATCATTTCGCTGCCGGTGTTACTGGGCGCCTTGTCGGTGCATGCGCCTAACGGCTGGGTGTTCACCAGCCCGAACGGCGGTTGGGAATTTCCGGCGTTCATGATTGTGACCGCATTGTCTGTTGCGCTATTGGGCAATGGCGTGTTTGCAATCGGTAACGCCCGGGCCGGCAAGTAA
- a CDS encoding LysR family transcriptional regulator translates to MNLFEAMKVFVKVTETGSLSGAARILNLSNPSVTRHIADLEEYLGARLLNRSTRRISLTDTGSAYLERCKQVLADLEQATLVAGMHAANPSGVLRINAPLSFSVHHLGRVLPLYAERYPNVELDVTLSDRVVDLVEEGFDLAIRIGKLQNSSLVMRRLVAARVLTCASPAYLERHGIPQHPDDLARHKCLTYAYTQPDNEWRLQRDGKIHTVRIHGGLHCNNGDLLLAAALSGMGIIRQPTFIIGDAIREGRLVPLLTEYHGEALAIHAVYPSRQHLSAKVRTFVDFLAQQFGEVPDWDRDLPL, encoded by the coding sequence ATGAACCTGTTCGAAGCCATGAAAGTGTTTGTCAAAGTCACCGAAACCGGTAGCCTGTCCGGCGCGGCGCGCATCCTGAACCTGTCCAATCCATCGGTGACGCGACATATCGCCGACCTGGAGGAATACCTCGGCGCGCGCCTGCTAAACCGCAGTACCCGGCGCATCAGCCTGACCGATACTGGCAGCGCCTATCTGGAACGCTGCAAGCAAGTACTCGCTGACCTGGAGCAGGCCACGCTGGTAGCTGGCATGCATGCCGCCAATCCTAGCGGCGTATTGCGCATCAATGCCCCGCTGTCGTTTTCCGTACATCATCTGGGCCGGGTGCTGCCCTTGTATGCAGAGCGTTATCCCAATGTCGAGCTGGATGTGACCTTGTCAGACCGGGTGGTGGATCTGGTGGAAGAAGGGTTCGATCTGGCGATCCGCATCGGAAAATTGCAGAATTCCAGCCTGGTCATGCGCCGGCTGGTGGCGGCGCGCGTGCTGACCTGCGCCTCGCCCGCCTATCTGGAACGGCACGGCATACCGCAACATCCGGACGATCTGGCCCGGCACAAATGCCTGACTTACGCCTACACTCAGCCTGACAACGAATGGCGCCTGCAGCGCGACGGTAAAATCCACACGGTGCGTATCCACGGCGGCTTGCATTGCAATAACGGCGATCTGCTGCTGGCGGCGGCATTGTCCGGCATGGGCATCATCCGCCAGCCGACTTTCATCATCGGCGACGCCATCCGTGAAGGCCGCCTGGTGCCGCTATTGACTGAGTATCACGGCGAAGCGCTGGCAATTCATGCGGTGTATCCGAGCCGCCAGCATCTGTCAGCCAAGGTACGCACCTTTGTCGATTTCCTGGCGCAGCAATTCGGCGAGGTGCCAGACTGGGACCGCGATTTGCCACTATGA
- the phaP gene encoding TIGR01841 family phasin (Members of this family are phasins (small proteins associated with inclusions such as PHA granules). Note that several different families of phasins have been named PhaP despite very little sequence similarity to each other.): protein MFSFHEQFAAATKAHFEAQLALLNTLTAKTFEGVEKVIELNLNAAKASLEETGAGAKQLMSAKDPQEFLTISAAQAKPNAEKAAAYGRHLAGIASGTQAEFTRAAEAQVAETQKKINALIEEVSKSAPAGSENAIAILKSVISNANAGYEQLTKNAKQAVETLEANLNTATTQLTKAATPRTKK, encoded by the coding sequence ATGTTTTCGTTCCACGAACAGTTTGCCGCAGCAACCAAAGCGCATTTCGAAGCCCAGTTGGCATTGCTTAATACACTCACTGCAAAAACCTTCGAAGGCGTTGAAAAAGTAATCGAGCTCAACCTGAATGCGGCCAAGGCATCGCTGGAGGAGACCGGCGCTGGCGCCAAGCAATTGATGAGCGCCAAGGATCCACAGGAATTCCTGACCATTTCTGCCGCACAAGCCAAGCCTAACGCCGAAAAAGCCGCAGCTTACGGACGCCATCTCGCCGGTATCGCTTCTGGCACGCAGGCTGAATTCACCCGCGCAGCTGAAGCCCAGGTTGCGGAAACCCAAAAGAAAATCAATGCATTGATCGAAGAAGTCAGCAAGAGTGCGCCGGCCGGTTCTGAAAATGCCATCGCCATTCTCAAATCGGTGATCAGCAATGCCAACGCCGGTTACGAGCAGCTGACCAAGAATGCCAAGCAGGCAGTTGAAACGCTGGAAGCCAACTTGAATACGGCCACCACGCAACTGACCAAGGCCGCTACGCCACGCACCAAGAAGTAA
- a CDS encoding M15 family metallopeptidase, with the protein MLLLSSLAQAQSAGLGSGPGLDRQQCELLKQRVLQPGAPVGCSQLQVVRFSYIDFEQVRHDDGEIMVMAAVAPQVKALFDELLKRGFPLAQARLMEHYQGNDDASMADNNTSAFNDRPITGGKAISLHAYGLAIDINPLQNPYVLRNAQGEQIYSPPAGKDFGQRVASRVGSSEQVVELFAQHGFLIWGGDWKKPIDYQHFQVSRSMAERLAKLPLPQARQLFENSVVTYRSCRSGSGHSGKPNGRKVCAAAAD; encoded by the coding sequence ATGCTGCTGCTGTCAAGTCTGGCGCAGGCGCAATCTGCGGGTCTCGGTTCTGGCCCCGGCCTTGATCGCCAGCAATGCGAACTGCTCAAGCAGCGCGTACTGCAGCCGGGCGCGCCGGTCGGATGTTCGCAACTGCAGGTAGTGCGTTTTTCCTATATCGATTTCGAGCAAGTGCGTCACGACGATGGCGAAATCATGGTCATGGCCGCTGTCGCGCCGCAGGTAAAAGCGCTGTTCGACGAACTGCTTAAGCGCGGTTTCCCGCTTGCGCAGGCGCGTCTGATGGAGCATTATCAAGGCAACGACGATGCATCGATGGCGGACAACAATACCTCCGCTTTCAACGACAGGCCGATTACCGGCGGCAAGGCAATTTCCTTGCATGCCTACGGTTTGGCGATCGATATCAATCCTTTGCAAAATCCGTACGTCTTGCGCAATGCGCAAGGCGAGCAGATTTATAGCCCGCCAGCCGGGAAGGATTTTGGCCAGCGTGTAGCGAGCCGCGTCGGCAGCAGTGAACAAGTTGTGGAACTATTCGCCCAGCATGGCTTTCTGATCTGGGGTGGTGATTGGAAAAAACCGATCGACTACCAGCATTTCCAGGTGAGCCGCAGCATGGCTGAACGGCTGGCAAAACTGCCGCTGCCGCAGGCGCGCCAGTTGTTTGAAAATTCTGTCGTGACCTACCGCAGTTGTCGTTCCGGCAGTGGTCACAGTGGTAAGCCGAATGGCAGGAAAGTTTGCGCCGCAGCAGCAGATTGA